Below is a window of Haloterrigena alkaliphila DNA.
CGCTGTACGGGGCGACCGACGGCCACCCGATTCTGAGCGCCCTGCTGTACCCGCTCGGGTTCATCTACATCATCATCGGCGGCTACCAGCTCTACACCGAGAACACGCTGCCGCCGGTCGCGCTGACTCTGGAGCGCCTGACCAGTCTCCCGACGCTGTTACGCCACTGGGTCATCGTGCTGGCGGGGAACTTCGCCGGCGGCGCCGTCGGTGCGATCGCGCTGACGTGGGGCGGCGTGTTCGACCCGGACGCGGAAGCGGCGGCGTTGAGCATCGCACAGCACGGCGTCGAGACGCCGGTCTGGGACCTGTTCTTCAAGGCCGCCTTCGCCGGCCTGATCGTCGCCGGCGTCGTCTGGGTCACGTTCGCCTCGCGCGACACGATCTCCCGGCTCGTTGTCGTCTACCTGGCGTTTCTGGCGATCCCCTTCGGCAATCTCTTCCACGTGGTCGTCTCCTTCACCGAGATGCTCTATCTATTCTTCGCCGGCGAATATCCGCTCATTCCCGGTCTAACCGGGTTCGTCCTGCCGGTCCTGCTCGGGAACACGCTCGGCGGCATCCTGCTGGTGACCATCGTCAACTACTACCAGACGAGCGAGGAACGCCTCGAGTCGGCCCGCTTCGATGGAATCGAACGGCGGCTCTCCCCCCAGGAGTGGCTGTTCGGGAGCCTCGCCGGGCGCTCGTACGTCCCCCTGATCGACACGGCCGAGACGACGGCACCCGCTAACGACGACACCTACCGGGTGGTCGTCCCGATCGCGAATCCGCGGACCGAAGGGCGACTCGTCGAACTCGCCGCGACGCTCGCGAGCAGGCACGAGTCGGCGATCGTCCACGTCGTCCACGTCGTCCAGACGCCCGACCGGCCGTCGACGGTCGGCAGCGACCGACAGCGGTCCCGGATCGTCAACGAATCGGAGATCTTGCTCGAGGACGTCACCGGGTCGATCGACTACGGCAACGTCGACAGCGAGACGTCGACGGTCGTCACCCACCGCTCGTTCGAGGAAATCTTCGACACCGCCGTCCGCGAGCACGCCGACCTCGTGGTGATGGGCTGGGGCGACAACAACCTCTGGGACGCCGCCCGGGCCGAGCGCCCCATCAGCGAGTTGACCAGCCAGCTTCCCTGTGACTTCCTCGTGGTCAAGAACCGCGGGCTGGACACCTCGCGGATCCTCCTGCCGACGGCCGGCGGTCCGGACTCGGACCTGAGCGCCGAAGTTGCGAAGACGCTCAGTGATACCACCGGTGCCGAAGTCTCGCTACTCCACATCGTCGACGGCCCCGACGAGCGCCGCGCCGGCGAGGAGTTCCTCGAGGAGTGGGCCATCGACCACGACCTCCACGACGCCGAGATCCTGATCGACGACTCCGGGAACGTCGAGGAGGCCATCTGTCGCGCGGCCGACGACCACACGACGATCATGCTCGGCGCGACCGAGCGCGGCCTCCTCTCGCGGCTCGTGACCAGTTCGCTCCACCTCGACGTGGTCAACGACGTCGACTGCTCGGTGATGCTCGCCGAGCGGCCGAGCGAGCGGAGTATCTTCCGGCGGCTGTTCGGTCGCTGATTTCGACGGCCCACCGCCGCGATCCGATCCACCGGGTTCCTTGTTCTCGCCCGTCGTACGCCGTTCCATGACACTCCAGGGAACGACCGTCGTCGTCACCGGCGGCACTCGCGGCATCGGACGCGCCGTCGCCGACGCCTTCGCCGACGGCGGCGCGACCGTCGTCGTCGGCGCCCGTGACGGCGACGCGGTCTCGGAGACGGTCGCGGCGCTCGAGGAGCGACTCGCGTCCGCGACCGAAGACGCACAGTCCGATGCGGACGGGGACGTCGGTGCGGACGCCGACAGTGACGAGGAGGCGGCCGTAGCGGGCGTTCGCACCGACGTCCGGGACGAGTTCGACCTCGAGCGACTGGCCGAGACGGCCTCCCGGACCGGCCCGAACGGCGGTATCGACGTCGTGGTTCCCGCGGCCGGCGTCTACCACGGGGAACCGGGCTCGACGCCGATCGACCGCGAGTCGTACGCCGCGTTCGACGACCACTGGCGAATCAACGGGCGGGGCGTCTTCGCGACGATGCACGAGGCCTTACCCCACCTGAACGACGAGGCGCGCGTGCTCGTCCCGACGGGATCGGTCGCTCGCGAGGCCGAATCGGGCTACGGCGCCTACGCCGTCTCGAAGGCGACGGCGGAGGCGGTGGCTCGCGGGTTCGCCGCCGACACCGACTACACCG
It encodes the following:
- a CDS encoding SDR family NAD(P)-dependent oxidoreductase, producing MTLQGTTVVVTGGTRGIGRAVADAFADGGATVVVGARDGDAVSETVAALEERLASATEDAQSDADGDVGADADSDEEAAVAGVRTDVRDEFDLERLAETASRTGPNGGIDVVVPAAGVYHGEPGSTPIDRESYAAFDDHWRINGRGVFATMHEALPHLNDEARVLVPTGSVAREAESGYGAYAVSKATAEAVARGFAADTDYTVGCLDPGRVATDLSGGTGRDPESVAGMFVWAATTADAADVDGAVVDLQTWKRAIR
- a CDS encoding formate/nitrite transporter family protein, with the translated sequence MSDHDRPDRAETDRPDREEDPPVQEEVETERVREAVERSRSGAPAVGSVVRDRFSSDEVFQRIVAAADEEVTSGNRELFFSGLAAGFAITITFLLYASLYGATDGHPILSALLYPLGFIYIIIGGYQLYTENTLPPVALTLERLTSLPTLLRHWVIVLAGNFAGGAVGAIALTWGGVFDPDAEAAALSIAQHGVETPVWDLFFKAAFAGLIVAGVVWVTFASRDTISRLVVVYLAFLAIPFGNLFHVVVSFTEMLYLFFAGEYPLIPGLTGFVLPVLLGNTLGGILLVTIVNYYQTSEERLESARFDGIERRLSPQEWLFGSLAGRSYVPLIDTAETTAPANDDTYRVVVPIANPRTEGRLVELAATLASRHESAIVHVVHVVQTPDRPSTVGSDRQRSRIVNESEILLEDVTGSIDYGNVDSETSTVVTHRSFEEIFDTAVREHADLVVMGWGDNNLWDAARAERPISELTSQLPCDFLVVKNRGLDTSRILLPTAGGPDSDLSAEVAKTLSDTTGAEVSLLHIVDGPDERRAGEEFLEEWAIDHDLHDAEILIDDSGNVEEAICRAADDHTTIMLGATERGLLSRLVTSSLHLDVVNDVDCSVMLAERPSERSIFRRLFGR